The following are encoded in a window of Candidatus Polarisedimenticolia bacterium genomic DNA:
- a CDS encoding cellulose synthase family protein, whose product MTRGEAAVLSAYFSCMALLAVYAVHRFYLVVLYLRHRPREAHSAAAGAAQLPRLTVQVPLYNERFVSGRILEAVCHLDYPKDRLEIQILDDSTDSTRDFCRRQAERYRAAGFDIRHLPRDSRRGFKAGALAEGLAHATGEYIAIFDADFVPPPDFARRTLPCFADPQVGMVQARWGHLNRESSTLTRVQSIFLDGHFLIEQTARSRTGRYFNFNGTAGIWRRACIESAGGWQHDTLTEDLDLSYRAQMAGWRFVFLPALVAEGELPTQMNAFKSQQHRWAKGSIQTGLKLLPGLLKGPAPLRVKSEAFFHLTGNLAYLLMVAVSLLYFPAMRIRERMEWHQLLALDLPILLLGSGSVLVFYLLSQREIGAGWWKSLRDLPCLVSVGMGLCLSNALAVVEALIGWRTDFIRTPKVAPGRSGDAGGDYRSRLSPVVLAELAGTAYFLVVLLYAVRHAIYVSVPFVLLFLSGFAFSATRSLKEALADRLERG is encoded by the coding sequence ATGACCCGCGGCGAAGCCGCCGTCCTGTCGGCTTATTTCTCCTGCATGGCCTTGCTGGCGGTCTACGCCGTCCATCGCTTCTACCTGGTCGTCCTCTACCTGCGCCACCGCCCGCGGGAGGCCCACTCCGCGGCCGCCGGCGCGGCCCAGCTTCCCCGGCTCACCGTGCAGGTGCCGCTGTACAACGAGCGGTTCGTATCCGGCAGGATCCTGGAAGCCGTCTGCCACCTCGACTACCCGAAGGATCGCCTCGAGATCCAGATCCTCGACGACTCCACCGACTCGACGCGCGATTTCTGCCGGCGGCAGGCCGAGCGCTATCGGGCGGCCGGCTTCGACATCCGGCATCTGCCGCGCGACTCGCGGCGCGGCTTCAAGGCCGGCGCGCTCGCCGAAGGGCTGGCTCATGCTACCGGAGAGTACATCGCGATATTCGACGCCGATTTCGTGCCGCCCCCCGATTTCGCGCGCCGCACCCTCCCCTGCTTCGCCGATCCTCAGGTCGGCATGGTGCAGGCGCGCTGGGGCCATCTGAACCGGGAATCCTCCACTCTCACGCGGGTGCAATCGATCTTCCTGGACGGCCATTTCCTGATCGAGCAGACGGCCCGCAGCCGCACGGGACGCTACTTCAACTTCAACGGCACCGCCGGCATCTGGCGGCGGGCGTGCATCGAGTCGGCGGGCGGGTGGCAGCACGACACGCTCACCGAGGATCTGGACCTCTCCTATCGCGCCCAGATGGCCGGCTGGCGCTTCGTCTTCCTTCCCGCGCTGGTGGCCGAAGGAGAGCTTCCCACGCAGATGAATGCGTTCAAATCGCAGCAGCATCGCTGGGCGAAAGGGTCGATCCAGACGGGATTGAAGCTCCTGCCGGGGCTGCTCAAGGGCCCCGCGCCGCTGAGGGTCAAATCCGAAGCCTTCTTTCACTTGACCGGGAACCTGGCCTACCTTTTGATGGTGGCGGTGTCGCTGCTCTATTTCCCGGCGATGCGTATCCGCGAGCGCATGGAGTGGCACCAGCTGCTGGCGCTGGACCTGCCGATTCTTCTGCTGGGGAGCGGGTCGGTGCTGGTTTTCTACCTTCTTTCGCAGCGCGAGATCGGTGCGGGATGGTGGAAGTCGCTCAGGGATCTTCCCTGCCTGGTCTCGGTGGGAATGGGGCTTTGCCTGAGCAATGCGCTGGCGGTGGTGGAAGCGCTGATCGGATGGCGGACCGACTTCATCAGGACCCCGAAAGTGGCGCCGGGCCGCAGCGGGGATGCCGGCGGCGACTACCGCTCAAGGCTCTCCCCGGTGGTGCTGGCCGAGCTGGCGGGAACCGCCTATTTCCTCGTGGTGCTGCTCTATGCGGTGCGCCACGCCATCTACGTCTCGGTCCCCTTCGTCCTGCTGTTTCTTTCGGGTTTCGCCTTCTCGGCCACCCGCTCCCTCAAGGAAGCGCTTGCCGACCGCCTCGAACGGGGCTAG
- a CDS encoding glycosyltransferase 87 family protein, with protein sequence MPPAAGGRARLIIFGLLSEAGYLVVAHPATPLNVRLACQALVFLIYLAAIREVCRAPFRRSTAILWAFAILFRISLVFQPPFYSGDLYRYLWDGHVQAAGHLNPYRFAPSDPAVARLRIDALALVNHPEIPTLYPPVAQIFFAVVAAVGGSALLLKSCLILFDLAVIQVIGTLLRRVGADEGRITVYAWSPLVITEVAGNGHIDALAILLLLLGIQLIIVGRWRVSTILLGLAAGAKLAPLAAFPALAQRVPKRGWWIPFAVLLVVTAPYLGAGSALGRGLWEYAGRWRHNDSLFGVLLGALEVMNPTAGLKAVIFRIQQHLGDSAWIQALYSTVYPVYLARWLAVALWAGVAFEVFRRRLPPLRGSFLLIAAALLLSPTVHPWYVLWIVPFLPLRPDPAWVLFTGLVPASYLIGNSSVTEVTIRIVEYLPLFLLLLLEALRSGRTKPITLFGLSPVPEPMPDSGDVPHGRRQ encoded by the coding sequence ATGCCGCCCGCCGCCGGGGGGAGAGCTCGCCTCATCATCTTCGGCCTCCTTTCGGAAGCCGGCTATCTCGTCGTGGCTCATCCCGCCACTCCCTTGAACGTCCGGCTGGCCTGCCAGGCGCTCGTTTTCCTCATTTACCTCGCGGCCATCCGCGAGGTTTGCCGTGCGCCTTTCCGCCGGTCGACGGCGATTCTCTGGGCCTTCGCGATTCTCTTCCGCATCAGCCTGGTTTTCCAGCCGCCATTCTATTCCGGCGATCTCTACCGCTACCTGTGGGACGGCCACGTGCAGGCGGCGGGGCACCTGAACCCCTATCGCTTTGCCCCCTCGGATCCGGCCGTCGCGCGGCTGCGCATCGACGCCCTGGCTCTCGTCAACCATCCCGAGATCCCGACGCTCTATCCTCCGGTCGCGCAGATTTTCTTCGCCGTCGTGGCGGCTGTGGGAGGCTCGGCGCTGCTGCTGAAGTCGTGCTTGATCCTCTTCGATCTCGCCGTGATTCAGGTGATCGGCACGCTGCTTCGGAGGGTCGGGGCGGATGAGGGACGGATCACGGTTTATGCCTGGAGCCCGTTGGTGATTACGGAAGTTGCCGGCAACGGGCATATCGATGCCCTCGCGATTCTTCTCCTTCTCCTCGGAATTCAGTTGATTATAGTGGGGCGATGGAGGGTGTCAACCATCCTGCTGGGCCTGGCAGCCGGTGCGAAGCTGGCGCCTCTCGCCGCCTTCCCGGCGCTGGCGCAGCGCGTCCCGAAGCGCGGCTGGTGGATCCCCTTCGCGGTCCTCCTGGTGGTGACCGCTCCTTACCTCGGGGCCGGATCGGCGCTGGGGCGCGGGCTGTGGGAATATGCCGGGAGGTGGCGCCACAACGACAGCCTGTTCGGCGTTCTGCTCGGAGCTCTCGAGGTCATGAATCCGACGGCCGGGCTCAAGGCGGTCATCTTCCGGATTCAGCAGCACCTCGGCGATTCCGCCTGGATTCAGGCCCTCTACAGTACGGTTTATCCGGTTTATCTGGCGCGCTGGCTCGCCGTGGCGTTGTGGGCGGGGGTGGCGTTCGAGGTGTTTCGTCGGCGGTTGCCGCCGCTGCGCGGCTCGTTCCTCCTCATCGCTGCCGCTTTGCTGTTGTCCCCTACGGTGCATCCCTGGTACGTCCTGTGGATTGTTCCCTTCCTCCCGCTGCGCCCCGATCCTGCCTGGGTCCTGTTCACTGGGTTGGTTCCAGCGAGCTATCTGATCGGCAACTCTTCCGTGACGGAAGTCACCATAAGAATCGTCGAGTACCTGCCTCTTTTCCTCCTCCTCCTCCTGGAGGCCCTGCGCTCCGGGCGAACGAAGCCGATCACTCTCTTTGGGCTGTCTCCCGTTCCCGAACCGATGCCGGATTCGGGCGACGTCCCACATGGCCGGCGGCAGTAG
- a CDS encoding YceI family protein, whose product MRRRFLASVALLAGCCFSALCSAGTVVPGAEKPPARFAIVPARSTIRFDAKATGHTVHGMTHGLNGEVAFDPEDVSGRASVALRVEAATLDTANRTRDKNMRESHLETAKFPWIEFRSSRIEAVAPTLREGETQELRVQGKLLLHGIERDIAFPVTAVRKGKELFVTGGTVLKLTDYAIPIPKFLFVKMQDQVKVMFEVIASPATP is encoded by the coding sequence ATGAGGCGCCGCTTTCTGGCTTCCGTCGCGCTCCTGGCAGGCTGCTGTTTCTCTGCGCTGTGCAGCGCAGGGACGGTCGTACCCGGCGCCGAAAAGCCACCCGCGAGGTTCGCTATCGTGCCGGCCCGCAGCACCATCCGCTTCGACGCGAAGGCCACCGGCCATACCGTGCACGGCATGACGCACGGGCTGAATGGAGAAGTCGCTTTCGACCCGGAAGACGTATCCGGCCGCGCGAGCGTTGCCCTGCGGGTGGAGGCCGCCACGCTGGACACTGCCAACCGGACGCGTGACAAGAACATGCGTGAGTCGCACCTGGAGACGGCCAAGTTCCCCTGGATCGAGTTCCGCTCGTCGCGCATCGAAGCGGTGGCCCCGACGCTGCGCGAGGGGGAGACCCAGGAGCTGCGGGTCCAGGGCAAGCTCCTGCTGCACGGGATCGAACGCGACATCGCATTTCCGGTGACGGCGGTGCGCAAGGGAAAGGAGCTGTTCGTGACCGGAGGCACCGTGTTGAAGCTGACCGATTATGCGATTCCGATTCCGAAATTCCTCTTCGTCAAGATGCAGGACCAGGTGAAGGTGATGTTCGAGGTGATTGCCTCTCCGGCGACGCCATGA
- the lysS gene encoding lysine--tRNA ligase, with product MTRLPLRPVHWADDVARKLAEREGRQEISTGISPSGPIHVGNLREVMTADVLYRALRDLGREAGFHFVADNYDPLRRVYPFLDPAVYAPLVGRPLSEIPCPCGKHADYGDHFLQPFLESLQRLGIEVRLVRGDQLYKSGRMIGVIVEALEGRDVIARILREVTGKQVDPEWSPFDPLCPTCGRLTGTSVTGFSKEQQRVDFRCDCGASGSVPMAGGGKLTWRVDWPARWKVLGVTAEPFGKDHATAGGSYDTGKRIAREVFGIEPPFPVTYEWISLKGQGDMSSSKGNVVSTDRMLKVVPPEVLRYLIVRTPPERSIAFDPGLPLLSLVDEYDDVEAAGRDLRALALCRASDYHPVGVPFKHLVNVVQMANFDFTRVLEILARGGYQVADPEALKERSEYAQRWLEEFAPPDMKFSLRTTLPEEAAQLTPLQKDFLLRASGRIDRGMSAEAIHERVYAAAGEVEGLKPADAFQAIYLALLGTRRGPRAGWFLSILDRDWVVQRFQDAAEIP from the coding sequence ATGACCAGGCTGCCGTTGCGACCGGTCCACTGGGCCGACGATGTCGCCCGCAAGCTGGCGGAGCGCGAGGGACGGCAGGAGATCTCGACCGGTATCTCCCCGTCGGGGCCGATTCACGTCGGCAACCTGCGCGAGGTGATGACCGCCGACGTACTCTACCGGGCGCTGCGGGATCTCGGCAGGGAGGCGGGATTCCACTTCGTCGCCGACAATTACGATCCGCTGCGCCGCGTCTACCCCTTCCTCGATCCGGCGGTCTATGCGCCCCTGGTGGGACGGCCACTTTCGGAGATCCCCTGTCCCTGCGGTAAGCACGCCGACTACGGCGATCACTTCCTGCAGCCCTTCCTCGAGTCGCTTCAGCGCCTGGGCATCGAGGTCCGCCTGGTGCGCGGCGATCAGCTCTACAAGTCGGGCAGGATGATCGGAGTGATTGTCGAGGCGCTGGAGGGACGGGACGTCATCGCCCGGATTCTGCGCGAGGTGACAGGCAAGCAGGTGGACCCGGAGTGGTCGCCTTTCGATCCGCTTTGTCCCACCTGCGGGCGCCTCACCGGGACCTCGGTGACCGGCTTCTCGAAGGAGCAGCAGCGCGTCGATTTCCGCTGCGATTGCGGCGCTTCAGGCAGCGTGCCGATGGCCGGAGGCGGCAAGCTCACCTGGCGCGTCGACTGGCCGGCGCGCTGGAAGGTCCTGGGAGTCACCGCCGAGCCGTTCGGGAAGGACCATGCCACCGCGGGAGGCTCCTACGATACCGGAAAGCGCATCGCGCGCGAGGTGTTCGGCATCGAGCCCCCCTTCCCGGTCACCTACGAATGGATCAGCCTGAAGGGGCAGGGGGACATGTCCTCCTCGAAAGGCAACGTCGTCTCCACCGATCGGATGCTGAAGGTCGTCCCTCCCGAGGTGCTGCGCTACCTGATCGTCCGCACCCCTCCCGAGCGCAGCATCGCGTTCGATCCCGGGCTGCCTCTGCTGTCGCTGGTCGACGAGTACGATGACGTCGAGGCGGCCGGACGCGACCTGCGCGCCCTGGCGCTGTGCCGCGCTTCGGACTACCATCCGGTCGGCGTCCCCTTCAAGCACCTGGTGAACGTCGTGCAGATGGCGAATTTCGACTTCACCCGGGTGCTCGAGATCCTGGCGCGCGGCGGCTACCAGGTTGCGGACCCGGAGGCGCTCAAGGAGCGCTCCGAATATGCGCAGCGCTGGCTGGAGGAGTTCGCCCCGCCCGACATGAAGTTCTCGCTGCGCACGACGCTGCCGGAAGAGGCGGCGCAGCTCACACCGTTGCAGAAGGACTTCTTACTGCGGGCCTCCGGCCGGATCGACAGGGGGATGTCGGCCGAGGCCATCCACGAGCGCGTCTATGCGGCGGCGGGGGAAGTGGAGGGCCTCAAGCCGGCCGACGCTTTTCAGGCGATCTACCTGGCGCTGCTCGGTACTCGGCGTGGTCCGCGCGCGGGCTGGTTCCTGTCGATCCTGGATCGCGATTGGGTGGTACAGCGTTTCCAGGATGCGGCGGAGATTCCCTGA
- a CDS encoding YihY/virulence factor BrkB family protein: MLSVLREFLSELWHKHRQDHVQILVSSLAYYCFFSFFPLLLLLASGLGYLFGMGGAYARFTTQILSLLPFSSAYLQGGLQRILQARLRLGIFGSLLLLWSATAAFDVLQQILNRIHRAPRMRPLWRRRLLGILLGLIVMLFLPLSAVFAALSPWIVEGLSSVAALPADWEPRILTLCTFAMGVVFNFLLFSTLYLFGPTVSSRLRRIWAGALVAAVLWEGTKHLFAIYIKSTSGYRMLYGSIGSVIAILIWLYLSGALFALGAEVNSVLGMRRDRHPPATH, from the coding sequence ATGCTCTCCGTCCTGAGAGAGTTCCTCTCCGAGCTGTGGCACAAGCACCGCCAGGATCATGTGCAGATCCTGGTCTCCAGTCTCGCCTACTACTGCTTCTTCTCGTTTTTCCCGCTCCTGCTGCTGCTGGCCTCGGGGCTCGGCTATCTCTTCGGAATGGGCGGCGCCTATGCCCGCTTCACCACCCAGATCCTGTCGCTGCTCCCCTTCAGCTCCGCCTATCTGCAGGGGGGATTGCAGCGCATTCTGCAGGCCCGGCTGCGCCTCGGGATCTTCGGCTCGCTGCTGCTGCTGTGGAGCGCCACAGCGGCGTTCGACGTGCTGCAGCAGATCCTGAACCGGATTCACCGCGCCCCCCGCATGAGGCCGCTGTGGCGGCGCCGCCTGCTGGGGATCCTGTTGGGGCTGATCGTGATGCTGTTTCTTCCCCTTTCCGCCGTATTCGCCGCTCTGAGCCCCTGGATCGTCGAAGGGCTGAGCTCCGTGGCCGCGCTGCCCGCCGACTGGGAGCCGCGCATCCTGACGCTGTGCACTTTCGCGATGGGCGTGGTGTTCAACTTCCTGCTGTTCTCGACCTTGTATCTGTTCGGCCCCACCGTGAGCAGCCGGCTGCGCCGCATCTGGGCCGGGGCCCTGGTGGCGGCGGTGCTGTGGGAAGGGACCAAGCATCTGTTCGCCATCTATATCAAGTCCACCTCGGGATATCGGATGCTCTACGGGTCGATCGGCTCGGTCATCGCAATCCTGATCTGGCTCTACCTCTCCGGAGCGCTGTTCGCTTTGGGCGCCGAGGTGAACTCGGTCCTCGGGATGCGCCGCGACCGTCATCCCCCCGCTACCCACTGA
- the hemH gene encoding ferrochelatase has product MIATVLLMAYGSPDAPEQMAEFLRGVFRGRSVPEATVAEFQARYRLFGGRSPLLDISRRQAAQLQLRVGCHVLVGMRHWHPFIEDVVANVRGPILGLPLAPHYSRFSVGEYHEALRAATDEPLHLVDSWHLEPGLLDAWAERIRDGCRRHRPDVVLFTAHSVPDDPDDPYARQLQETVGGIMARLDKVSWQFAYQSASSAPLKWLGPDVDARLRELRRAGAESVLAAPVSFVSDHAEVLYDLDHLHRRSAEALGIRLERCESLNEHPRLIEALADVVRRFL; this is encoded by the coding sequence ATGATCGCGACGGTATTGCTCATGGCCTACGGGAGCCCCGACGCGCCGGAGCAGATGGCGGAGTTCCTGCGCGGCGTGTTTCGCGGGCGCAGCGTCCCCGAGGCGACGGTGGCCGAGTTCCAGGCGCGCTACCGGCTGTTCGGCGGCCGCTCGCCGCTGCTGGACATCTCGCGCCGCCAGGCCGCCCAGCTGCAGCTCCGGGTGGGATGTCACGTCCTGGTGGGGATGCGCCACTGGCATCCTTTCATCGAAGACGTCGTCGCGAACGTGCGAGGGCCAATCCTCGGGCTGCCGCTCGCCCCGCATTATTCCCGCTTCAGCGTCGGCGAGTATCACGAGGCGCTGCGCGCGGCGACCGACGAGCCCCTCCATCTGGTCGACAGCTGGCACCTGGAGCCGGGGCTGCTCGATGCCTGGGCCGAGCGGATCCGCGACGGATGCCGCCGCCATCGTCCTGACGTCGTCTTGTTCACCGCCCACAGCGTTCCGGACGATCCCGACGACCCCTACGCCCGCCAGCTGCAGGAGACGGTGGGCGGCATCATGGCGAGGCTGGACAAGGTTTCCTGGCAGTTTGCCTACCAGAGCGCGAGCAGCGCGCCGCTGAAGTGGCTGGGGCCCGACGTCGACGCGCGTCTGCGGGAGCTGCGCCGGGCGGGCGCCGAATCGGTGCTGGCCGCGCCGGTGAGCTTCGTCTCCGATCACGCCGAAGTCCTCTATGACCTCGACCACCTGCACCGGCGCTCGGCGGAAGCGCTCGGAATCCGCCTCGAGCGCTGCGAGTCGCTCAACGAGCATCCCCGTCTCATCGAGGCTCTCGCCGACGTGGTGCGCCGATTCCTGTGA